From a region of the Sporosarcina ureilytica genome:
- a CDS encoding DUF4041 domain-containing protein — MLNPKLELPWYLQTWFIVLNACLFIFIVPLVLAILFAVLQAKRLKEYEESMFRQASLMEEYINRNKELANSLGDLKDKGFDEVIDLNIFIQEKKIELAELEEKYKLESAQEIQKNEKLIEERKAELVKLEKDFQMQKEKAEQEYNNLIKSQVKKKEKLEKSVQSLTSDIEKLKAEIVYLEEEVLMQSFGFYDPKYDLENSASYKVRLDEIRSKQKQMVKDKTATNFYDGWTVNGNKAEGRKMTNNNIRMTLRSFNNECDVAISKVKFNNIEAIDKRIIKAYEALNKMNLQNKITISSKYLNLKLEELYLAYEYAKKVEKEKEEQRQIREQMREEEKARREIEKLKAKVEKEEKHFIQALEKLELQKEDANETKMNELELKIIELKDKLSEVQRQKEDVLNREKNTRAGYVYVISNIGSFGEDIYKIGMTRRLEPMDRVRELGDASVPFKFDVHAMIFSENAPTLESILHNTFDEKRLNLINTRKEYFAVTLEEIQKVVEENHDKTIEFTMTAVAEEYRETKALRKRLENQIA, encoded by the coding sequence GTGCTGAATCCAAAGTTAGAATTACCATGGTATTTACAGACTTGGTTTATTGTTTTAAATGCATGCTTATTTATTTTTATTGTCCCACTAGTTCTAGCTATTTTATTTGCTGTTTTACAAGCAAAGCGCTTAAAGGAATACGAAGAAAGCATGTTTAGACAGGCATCATTGATGGAGGAGTATATCAATCGGAATAAAGAGCTTGCTAACTCTCTGGGAGATTTAAAAGACAAAGGGTTTGATGAAGTAATCGATTTGAACATATTTATCCAGGAGAAGAAAATTGAACTAGCGGAATTAGAAGAGAAATATAAGTTAGAAAGTGCTCAAGAAATTCAAAAGAACGAAAAGTTAATTGAAGAAAGAAAAGCTGAGCTTGTAAAATTGGAAAAGGATTTTCAGATGCAAAAGGAGAAGGCAGAACAAGAATATAACAATTTGATTAAATCACAGGTTAAGAAAAAAGAGAAGTTAGAAAAAAGTGTTCAGTCACTTACTTCCGATATTGAAAAGTTAAAAGCTGAAATTGTTTATTTGGAAGAAGAGGTACTAATGCAATCTTTTGGGTTCTATGATCCCAAATATGATTTAGAAAACTCTGCTTCCTATAAAGTTAGGCTTGATGAGATTAGAAGCAAACAAAAGCAAATGGTAAAAGATAAGACTGCAACAAACTTCTACGACGGTTGGACTGTGAATGGTAATAAAGCTGAAGGAAGAAAAATGACCAATAATAACATCAGAATGACTTTACGCTCTTTTAACAATGAGTGTGATGTAGCAATCTCAAAGGTTAAATTTAACAATATTGAAGCAATCGACAAACGAATAATTAAAGCATATGAAGCTTTGAACAAAATGAATTTGCAAAACAAAATAACGATATCCTCCAAATATTTAAACTTAAAATTAGAGGAGCTTTATTTGGCTTACGAATATGCAAAAAAAGTAGAAAAAGAAAAAGAAGAACAACGACAAATTAGAGAGCAAATGAGAGAGGAGGAAAAAGCTAGAAGAGAAATTGAAAAACTTAAAGCTAAAGTTGAGAAAGAGGAGAAACATTTTATTCAAGCTTTGGAAAAATTGGAATTACAGAAAGAAGATGCAAATGAAACTAAAATGAACGAGCTGGAATTAAAAATAATTGAACTTAAAGATAAATTGAGCGAAGTACAAAGACAAAAAGAAGATGTATTAAATAGAGAGAAAAATACTAGGGCCGGCTATGTTTATGTAATTTCCAATATCGGTTCATTTGGAGAAGATATTTATAAAATCGGCATGACACGCAGGTTAGAGCCAATGGATCGGGTTCGGGAGTTAGGAGACGCATCGGTGCCATTTAAGTTTGATGTCCATGCAATGATTTTTAGTGAAAATGCTCCAACGTTAGAAAGCATATTGCATAATACATTTGATGAAAAGCGCTTAAACTTAATTAATACTCGGAAGGAATACTTTGCTGTTACATTAGAAGAAATACAAAAAGTAGTAGAGGAAAACCATGATAAAACGATTGAATTTACAATGACTGCAGTTGCCGAGGAGTATAGAGAAACTAAAGCTTTAAGGAAAAGACTTGAAAATCAGATAGCTTAA
- the nhaC gene encoding Na+/H+ antiporter NhaC: MPRTGAMKRELSFILAVIPIISLIIAAALSIFYWKAGMHIPLIIGVIAASVVSIVCGWTWEEVQNMLVNGVARALPAIFILLVIGIIVGTWIGSGVIPTMIYYGLNIISPAMFVPIVALVTGIVSITLGSSFTSIATIGIAFMVIGEGLGFPPGLVAGAIISGAYFGDKLSPLSDTTNIAPAMAETDLFSHIKHMLWDTLPAFLLSIFLYWIVGARFLTSYIIDADSIHLIKQGLHDVFTIHPLLLLMPLLTIILMLLKTPAIPALMGVGLLGAVLAVLVQGTSVSSVVQMMQSGFSIESGIEAVDSLLNHGGLTSMLGTIGLLVIATALGGILEETGSFEVLTRKMMAKVQTTGSLISSTIFSTFVIAFASGAQFLAIILPARTFVNKYKSMNIDTKNLSRCVEAAGTVGINLVPWSVPVVFAAGILGVGFNEFIPYTFFAFLVPLINILFGYTGWTITKKKYQPSTAMQKGVISQ, from the coding sequence ATGCCTCGTACGGGTGCAATGAAAAGAGAATTGTCATTTATATTAGCAGTCATTCCAATTATTTCTTTAATTATTGCCGCTGCATTATCCATATTTTATTGGAAAGCAGGCATGCATATTCCGCTAATTATCGGCGTGATTGCTGCATCGGTTGTATCTATCGTTTGCGGATGGACTTGGGAGGAAGTTCAAAATATGTTGGTGAATGGGGTCGCTCGGGCACTTCCCGCGATTTTCATTTTACTTGTTATCGGGATCATCGTCGGAACTTGGATTGGCAGCGGAGTAATTCCAACAATGATTTACTATGGTCTTAATATTATATCCCCTGCGATGTTCGTACCGATTGTTGCACTCGTTACAGGAATTGTCTCTATTACACTAGGTAGCTCGTTTACTTCAATTGCAACGATTGGAATTGCATTTATGGTCATTGGCGAGGGCCTTGGATTTCCCCCGGGACTAGTTGCAGGGGCTATTATTTCAGGCGCTTATTTTGGGGATAAACTTTCGCCATTATCCGATACGACAAATATTGCACCTGCAATGGCGGAGACGGATCTATTTAGTCATATCAAACATATGCTTTGGGACACACTGCCCGCCTTCCTTCTATCAATTTTCTTATATTGGATTGTTGGGGCTCGTTTTTTAACTAGCTATATAATCGATGCAGACAGCATTCATCTAATCAAACAAGGCTTGCATGACGTATTTACCATTCATCCGCTCCTTTTACTAATGCCGTTATTAACAATTATTCTTATGCTTCTTAAAACACCAGCAATTCCTGCATTAATGGGAGTAGGTCTGTTAGGTGCTGTCCTTGCAGTTTTGGTGCAAGGCACATCCGTTTCTTCAGTCGTTCAAATGATGCAAAGCGGTTTTTCTATTGAATCTGGAATTGAAGCAGTTGATTCCTTGTTGAATCATGGCGGACTTACTTCTATGCTTGGAACAATCGGTCTACTAGTCATCGCGACTGCTCTCGGGGGTATTTTGGAAGAAACAGGTTCATTCGAAGTACTTACAAGAAAGATGATGGCAAAAGTACAAACAACTGGATCGCTCATTAGTTCTACTATTTTCTCGACATTTGTAATTGCATTTGCAAGCGGCGCACAGTTTTTGGCAATTATTTTACCCGCTAGAACCTTTGTTAATAAATACAAATCAATGAATATCGATACGAAAAATCTTTCTCGCTGCGTTGAAGCAGCTGGGACAGTTGGGATTAACCTCGTACCATGGAGTGTACCGGTCGTTTTCGCGGCAGGGATCCTCGGTGTCGGTTTTAACGAATTTATTCCATATACATTTTTTGCATTCCTAGTCCCACTCATCAATATTCTATTTGGTTACACAGGGTGGACAATTACAAAGAAAAAGTATCAACCTAGTACTGCGATGCAGAAAGGAGTCATTTCTCAGTGA
- a CDS encoding MBL fold metallo-hydrolase, producing the protein MSKVILTVLGTAQDAGLPHPNCFCKNCSEAMENPQYRRHAASLAIVLPEENAWHLIDATPDLKEQMANVQIQYNLQGQLMESIFLTHAHLGHYPGLLFLGREAIGAKGVPVFAGSKMKKLLEEHAPWSLLTTLENIKLEQIEDGQDVPISPNVSITPVEVPHRNEFTETFGFWIKGPNKKVLYIPDIDQWHEWNQDIYDACKEADICLLDSTFHSVEDLEKIGRSYGEIPHPLMTETMDRLQDLVLQTEIYFTHFNHSNPALDSDRQVRNQIEEAGFHIADEMMEFIL; encoded by the coding sequence GTGAGCAAGGTGATTTTAACTGTTTTAGGAACTGCGCAAGATGCGGGACTCCCTCATCCAAATTGCTTCTGTAAAAATTGTTCAGAAGCGATGGAAAATCCACAGTATCGGAGACATGCAGCCTCACTTGCCATTGTGTTACCAGAAGAGAATGCTTGGCATTTAATCGATGCGACACCAGATTTGAAAGAACAAATGGCAAACGTACAAATTCAATACAATTTGCAAGGTCAGCTGATGGAGAGCATTTTCCTTACGCACGCACATTTAGGACATTATCCGGGGCTTTTATTTTTAGGCCGTGAAGCAATCGGTGCAAAAGGTGTGCCTGTATTCGCCGGTAGTAAAATGAAAAAACTTTTGGAAGAACATGCGCCATGGAGCTTGTTGACAACACTTGAAAATATTAAGTTGGAACAAATTGAAGATGGGCAAGATGTGCCGATTTCGCCAAATGTTTCTATCACGCCCGTTGAAGTACCACACCGGAATGAATTCACAGAAACTTTTGGCTTTTGGATTAAAGGACCGAATAAAAAAGTTCTGTACATTCCCGATATCGACCAGTGGCATGAGTGGAATCAAGATATCTATGACGCATGTAAAGAAGCAGATATTTGCTTACTCGACAGCACATTTCATTCCGTAGAAGACTTAGAAAAAATCGGTCGTAGTTACGGTGAAATTCCACATCCACTCATGACAGAAACGATGGATCGATTACAAGATTTGGTTTTACAAACTGAAATCTATTTCACCCATTTCAACCACTCAAATCCGGCGCTCGATTCGGATCGACAAGTACGGAATCAAATAGAAGAAGCTGGATTTCATATTGCTGACGAGATGATGGAATTTATTTTATAA
- a CDS encoding VOC family protein produces MGITGLGGVFFKCNDPEKLREWYAEKLGLATEQYGRTFSWNDPKGSSVWAPFPKNTTYFSPSDKEFMINFRVNDLPSFLEEIRAKDVEIIGELTEVSYGKFAHILDLEGNKIELWEPVDPPITD; encoded by the coding sequence ATGGGGATAACCGGATTAGGTGGCGTGTTTTTCAAGTGCAATGACCCGGAAAAACTACGGGAATGGTATGCTGAAAAGCTTGGATTGGCTACGGAACAATATGGACGAACCTTTTCATGGAATGACCCGAAAGGTAGTTCAGTTTGGGCGCCATTCCCGAAAAACACAACATATTTCAGCCCTTCAGATAAAGAGTTTATGATTAACTTCCGAGTAAATGATCTCCCCTCTTTCCTTGAAGAAATTCGAGCGAAGGACGTTGAAATCATCGGGGAATTGACAGAGGTAAGCTATGGGAAGTTTGCACATATTCTTGATCTTGAAGGAAATAAAATTGAATTGTGGGAGCCAGTTGACCCACCGATAACAGATTAA
- a CDS encoding CocE/NonD family hydrolase, translated as MVFNVRESNRSIKTKFPREIREIEHVWIPMSDGTKLAAKIWLPVDAEENPVPAILEYLPYRKNDFTALRDSIRHPYFAGHGYASIRVDMRGCGDSDGILYDEYLKQEQDDGLEVLTWISKQPWFTGGIGMIGKSWGGFNGLQIAARRHPDLKAIITLCSTDDRYADDVHYKGGAMLASDMLWWASTMLAYNARPADPEVVGESWRSNWLERLEKTPPFVEEWMRHQRRDEYWKHGSVCENYADIDIPVYAVGGWADGYTNAIPRLLEGLKGPKKGLIGPWAHEYPEVAVPGPQIGFLQECLRWWDQWLKGEETGIMDEPMLRAWVQDSVPPETDYAMRPGHWVAENEWPPKNAEEKMYYLSGEQLSDAVTSEKEVIVSSVQEHGLYAGVFCPFGQPGDLSSDQRIENGLSTVFTSEPLEEPMEILGFPEFDVELTSDQMNALLTARLCDVAPDGSSTRVTWGMLNLTHRNSHEHPEHLVPGEKYTVTLRLNAVGHTLPKDHRWQLAISPTYWPHAWPSPKPVTLTVLTNENTRLRLPIRSAKPVDNELKPFEHPETAEVMEREILREANRTREVRHNTITDEWVLDDFSDEGARRLVQNGIEYGSTNRNIYTIKSGDPLSAKVQCDWTLTVGRGKWQTSLETTSTMTADEDTFYLMNHLTAYEGDKEVFTKTWKTEVPRDFI; from the coding sequence ATGGTTTTCAACGTTAGAGAATCAAACAGGTCGATTAAAACGAAATTTCCGAGAGAAATTCGAGAAATTGAACATGTTTGGATTCCGATGTCAGATGGAACAAAATTAGCAGCGAAAATTTGGCTGCCAGTTGATGCGGAGGAAAATCCAGTTCCAGCGATTTTGGAATATTTACCGTATCGGAAAAATGATTTCACGGCGCTACGTGATTCTATCCGACATCCATACTTTGCAGGGCACGGCTACGCAAGTATCCGTGTAGATATGCGTGGATGTGGTGATTCCGATGGGATTTTATATGATGAATATTTAAAGCAAGAACAAGATGATGGACTAGAAGTGCTCACTTGGATATCGAAACAACCTTGGTTTACAGGCGGCATCGGTATGATTGGAAAGTCATGGGGCGGTTTTAATGGCCTTCAAATTGCGGCTAGACGTCATCCGGATTTAAAAGCGATCATTACACTTTGTTCGACAGATGACCGTTATGCTGATGATGTTCATTACAAAGGTGGGGCGATGCTTGCTTCTGATATGTTATGGTGGGCATCAACAATGCTTGCGTATAATGCTCGTCCTGCTGATCCAGAAGTAGTGGGTGAGTCCTGGCGTTCGAATTGGTTGGAACGTTTGGAGAAAACACCACCATTTGTTGAAGAGTGGATGCGTCATCAAAGACGAGACGAATACTGGAAACATGGGTCTGTGTGTGAAAACTATGCGGATATCGATATTCCCGTCTATGCAGTTGGCGGTTGGGCTGACGGGTATACGAACGCAATTCCAAGACTTTTAGAAGGATTAAAAGGACCGAAGAAAGGTTTAATCGGCCCTTGGGCACACGAATATCCTGAAGTGGCTGTACCTGGTCCACAAATCGGATTTTTGCAAGAGTGTTTACGTTGGTGGGATCAGTGGTTAAAAGGCGAAGAAACAGGCATTATGGATGAGCCAATGTTACGTGCTTGGGTTCAAGATAGCGTTCCGCCTGAAACAGATTATGCAATGCGTCCAGGACATTGGGTTGCAGAAAACGAATGGCCGCCGAAAAATGCCGAAGAAAAAATGTATTATTTAAGTGGAGAGCAGTTAAGTGATGCTGTTACTTCTGAAAAAGAAGTCATCGTATCAAGTGTACAAGAACACGGCTTATACGCAGGTGTGTTTTGCCCGTTTGGACAACCAGGAGATTTATCATCCGATCAGCGTATTGAAAATGGTCTTTCCACTGTTTTCACATCCGAACCACTTGAAGAACCGATGGAAATTTTAGGGTTCCCGGAATTTGACGTGGAATTAACATCCGACCAGATGAATGCTTTATTAACAGCGCGACTTTGCGATGTTGCGCCAGATGGTTCATCTACGCGGGTAACATGGGGCATGCTCAATTTAACGCATCGAAATAGCCATGAACATCCGGAGCATCTTGTACCAGGTGAAAAATATACAGTAACACTTCGTTTAAATGCAGTGGGTCATACGTTACCGAAAGATCACCGCTGGCAACTGGCAATTTCACCAACATATTGGCCGCACGCATGGCCTTCGCCAAAACCAGTAACATTAACTGTATTGACGAATGAAAATACAAGACTTCGCTTACCAATTCGATCTGCAAAACCTGTGGATAATGAATTAAAACCATTTGAACATCCTGAAACTGCGGAAGTAATGGAACGAGAAATATTACGTGAGGCGAATCGAACACGCGAAGTTCGACATAACACAATTACCGATGAATGGGTATTAGACGATTTTTCAGACGAAGGTGCACGTCGACTTGTTCAAAATGGCATAGAATATGGCAGTACCAACCGTAATATTTATACGATTAAATCAGGAGATCCGTTATCTGCAAAAGTACAATGTGACTGGACATTAACAGTTGGTCGTGGAAAGTGGCAAACAAGCCTAGAAACGACAAGTACGATGACAGCAGATGAAGATACATTTTACTTGATGAATCATCTTACGGCCTACGAAGGCGATAAAGAAGTATTTACGAAAACGTGGAAAACTGAAGTACCGAGAGACTTTATTTAA
- a CDS encoding BCCT family transporter: MKKGRIDPFVFWASLVVILVATVLLVMNRNVAEPYLDELMTSITYKMDWAFQFLTFGLFIILLWLVFSRFGKIKLGEGAPEFSSFSWGAMLFTAGMGTSIMFWSMMEPIYYYMGPPFGIKEKSVEAAEWAVTYGLFHWGLSAWALYAFPTVVIAYSYYVRKRPSLKMSVALSGALGKYADGWLAKVIDVLVIWSLVGGLGTSLGLGVPMMSAVIGDIFNIPESLGLNVVIIIIITIIYSASAFLGLQKGIAKLADINIYLALALAAFVFLVGPTIFLLSYFSNSFGLMLQNFAFMSFYTDPIQGGGFPQGWTVFYWAWFAATAPFMGLFVARISKGRTIRELITHILLWGSVGGWLYFAVFGGYSMNLELNKIVPVGDILNEHGGPAAVVAILKSLPISFIVLPFFVVLGIIFLSTSLDSATYILAAIATKELKEGDDPARWHRMIWGAMLAVISISLLLIGGLRVIQTSAVIVSVPIFIIYLLLIVSLFRWLKQDFPSER, translated from the coding sequence ATGAAAAAAGGACGAATTGATCCGTTTGTATTTTGGGCTTCACTTGTCGTGATATTGGTCGCAACGGTATTACTCGTCATGAACCGTAATGTGGCGGAGCCGTATTTGGATGAGTTGATGACATCGATTACATACAAAATGGATTGGGCATTCCAATTTTTAACGTTTGGCTTGTTTATCATCTTATTGTGGTTAGTCTTTAGCCGATTTGGAAAAATAAAGCTAGGAGAAGGGGCACCAGAATTCTCTTCATTTAGCTGGGGAGCGATGCTCTTTACAGCTGGTATGGGTACGAGTATTATGTTTTGGTCGATGATGGAGCCAATTTACTACTATATGGGTCCACCATTTGGCATAAAAGAGAAATCAGTAGAAGCAGCTGAATGGGCGGTAACATACGGATTATTCCACTGGGGGCTATCAGCGTGGGCATTGTATGCATTTCCGACTGTTGTCATTGCTTACTCGTATTATGTACGAAAAAGACCATCATTAAAAATGAGTGTTGCGCTGAGCGGGGCACTTGGTAAATATGCAGATGGATGGCTTGCAAAGGTAATCGACGTTTTAGTCATTTGGAGCTTAGTAGGGGGCCTTGGGACTTCTTTAGGATTAGGCGTTCCAATGATGTCCGCTGTCATTGGCGACATCTTTAATATCCCTGAATCACTCGGACTAAATGTCGTTATCATCATTATTATTACAATCATTTATTCAGCGAGTGCATTTTTAGGTTTACAAAAAGGAATTGCAAAACTCGCAGATATTAATATTTATCTTGCATTGGCGCTTGCCGCTTTTGTTTTCTTAGTAGGTCCAACAATCTTCTTGCTTTCTTACTTTTCAAACAGCTTCGGTTTAATGCTACAAAACTTTGCATTTATGAGCTTCTACACAGACCCGATTCAGGGAGGCGGATTTCCACAAGGTTGGACAGTGTTTTACTGGGCTTGGTTTGCTGCAACTGCTCCGTTTATGGGACTGTTCGTTGCACGAATTTCTAAAGGGAGAACGATTCGCGAGCTAATTACACATATTTTATTATGGGGTTCTGTTGGCGGTTGGCTGTACTTTGCGGTGTTCGGCGGGTATTCTATGAACTTAGAGTTGAACAAAATTGTCCCTGTCGGAGATATTTTAAATGAACACGGTGGACCCGCTGCTGTTGTAGCAATTTTAAAATCACTACCGATTAGCTTTATTGTGTTACCTTTCTTCGTTGTACTCGGTATTATTTTCTTGTCAACATCGTTAGACTCAGCGACGTATATATTAGCCGCAATTGCAACGAAAGAGTTAAAAGAAGGCGATGACCCAGCTAGATGGCATCGAATGATATGGGGAGCAATGTTAGCGGTTATTTCCATTTCATTGTTGTTAATTGGCGGACTCCGTGTGATTCAAACATCAGCAGTGATTGTGTCTGTACCGATTTTTATTATTTACTTGTTGCTCATCGTTTCTTTATTTAGATGGTTGAAGCAAGACTTTCCATCTGAAAGGTGA
- a CDS encoding TetR/AcrR family transcriptional regulator, translating to MTNRAIQKSRMWKYFIEATKEIIETEGIHQVTIRKVADRAGYNSATIYNYFKELSHLVFFASLKMLKSYVDDVTTYMARGQNSYEKYMLAWECMCKHSFEKPELFHAVFIRDLGNHPHKLIEEYYSIYPAELINVPPELKSILFERNITKRGLSLLDNAAEEGHIKREDVEEINEMTILIWQGMLSNMLNNRIEYDSQVAASRTMHYIEKTVHSALTTKALPPRI from the coding sequence ATGACAAATAGAGCTATCCAGAAAAGTCGTATGTGGAAGTATTTTATCGAAGCGACTAAGGAAATCATTGAAACAGAAGGCATTCATCAAGTCACAATCCGTAAAGTTGCAGACCGCGCAGGATACAATAGTGCCACCATCTACAATTACTTTAAAGAACTTTCTCATTTAGTTTTTTTCGCGTCGCTGAAAATGTTAAAGTCCTACGTAGATGATGTGACTACATATATGGCTCGAGGCCAAAACTCCTACGAAAAATACATGCTTGCTTGGGAGTGCATGTGCAAACATTCATTCGAAAAACCAGAATTGTTTCACGCCGTCTTTATTCGAGACTTGGGCAATCACCCCCATAAACTGATTGAAGAATATTATTCTATCTATCCTGCCGAATTAATTAATGTTCCGCCAGAATTAAAATCTATTTTATTTGAACGTAATATAACAAAGCGTGGGTTATCCTTGTTGGACAATGCTGCAGAAGAAGGTCATATCAAACGAGAAGATGTGGAAGAAATTAATGAAATGACGATTCTGATTTGGCAAGGGATGTTGTCAAATATGTTAAACAACCGAATAGAATACGACAGTCAAGTTGCTGCCAGCAGAACAATGCATTATATTGAAAAAACTGTTCACAGCGCACTTACAACAAAAGCACTTCCACCCAGAATTTAA